In Salvelinus namaycush isolate Seneca chromosome 37, SaNama_1.0, whole genome shotgun sequence, the following are encoded in one genomic region:
- the LOC120031606 gene encoding E3 ubiquitin-protein ligase RNF183-like, translating to MSDNRERQGADGGYGAEQPPNVKPKPDSIKKEKKEKSTKVRRSMSTDSERGGGSGRRRERKRDKGLRRERGRSEENRRQDRAGDDSNQKEFDPQENDMEDTECVVCFCEYDNVFKTPKLLSCGHTFCLECLARINVTSLELKSLSCPVCRELTNLPHGRNLPQLGNNKDIFRKLPPEMQRALSVRFKRSKGKLVLKKPPPGTTSLAKSSLTLPTLKKQDRQASSNLQLGTMDQGLATVVDVGRPPSRVRGRLRRMFRTDQCYYTVMASIITIIVVLMLMGILAFMVLPNVVLPNGSKPNQGNSSQP from the coding sequence ATGAGTGACAACAGGGAAAGACAGGGTGCCGATGGAGGCTACGGGGCTGAACAGCCGCCCAACGTCAAACCCAAACCTGACAGCATCAAGAAGGAGAAAAAGGAGAAATCCACCAAGGTGCGTAGGTCCATGAGCACTGACTCCGAGAGAGGAGGGGGATCtggaagaaggagggagagaaagagagacaaagggtTGAGAAGGGAGCGTGGTAGAAGTGAGGAGAACAGGAGGCAAGACAGGGCTGGAGATGACAGCAACCAGAAGGAGTTTGACCCCCAGGAAAACGACATGGAGGACACTGAGTGCGTGGTTTGCTTCTGCGAATACGACAACGTCTTTAAAACCCCCAAGCTGCTCTCCTGCGGGCACACCTTCTGTCTGGAGTGCCTGGCCCGGATCAACGTCACCTCCTTAGAGCTCAAGTCTCTTTCCTGCCCTGTGTGTCGAGAGCTCACCAACCTGCCCCATGGCCGCAACCTGCCCCAGTTGGGCAACAACAAGGACATCTTCCGCAAACTCCCTCCAGAGATGCAGAGGGCACTGTCCGTGCGCTTCAAGCGCAGCAAGGGCAAGCTGGTCCTCAAGAAGCCCCCTCCTGGTACTACCAGCCTGGCCAAGTCCAGCCTCACCCTGCCCACTCTCAAGAAGCAGGACCGGCAGGCCTCCAGCAACCTCCAGCTGGGCACCATGGATCAGGGCCTCGCCACTGTCGTGGACGTGGGTCGCCCCCCTAGCAGGGTCAGAGGTCGCCTGCGCAGGATGTTCCGCACGGACCAGTGCTACTACACCGTGATGGcatccatcatcaccatcatcgtGGTGCTGATGCTGATGGGCATCCTGGCCTTCATGGTCTTGCCCAATGTGGTCCTCCCCAACGGCAGCAAACCCAACCAGGGGAATTCCAGCCAACCATAA
- the LOC120031333 gene encoding alpha-1,3-mannosyl-glycoprotein 2-beta-N-acetylglucosaminyltransferase-like: MKEEMATETEFYVMKLEIDREVVWAMLRKRGSAILCGAFLFVAWNAVVVFYLWGRPLSDREEREMDGGRGGADLAGDVIHMAEAFEAELEMQRKILLQIQGHRSLWEQPNENGASRGGPPQVVIPILVIACNRVTVKRCLDKLIEYRPSVELYPIIVSQDCGHAETAQVIGSYGSQVTHLKQPDLSDIAVRPEHKKFQGYYKISRHYRWALNQVFNSLSHSSVVIVEDDLEVAPDFFEYFRSLHPILKSDPSLWCVSAWNDNGRDGYVDPGKADLLYRTDFFPGLGWMMLKELWIELETKWPGAFWDDWMRQPDQRRDRACIRPEISRTLTFGRKGVSLGQFYDKYLRYIKLNSEFVPFTKLDLAYLKEEKYKEIFEKQVYSAPLVKYEEVQRGQLKGVGPFCLHYSSRDGFKVLAKNLGVMEDLKSGVPRTGYRGVVSFLSRGRRIFLAPPPGWSKYDPTWS; encoded by the exons ATGAAGGAAGAAATGGCTACAGAGACCGAATTCTACGTTATGAAACTGGAG ATTGACAGGGAAG TTGTTTGGGCCATGCTCCGTAAGAGAGGTTCTGCTATTCTCTGTGGTGCTTTTCTCTTTGTCGCCTGGAATGCCGTCGTGGTCTTCTATCTGTGGGGCCGACCCCTGTCTGAtcgagaggagagggagatggatggaGGACGAGGAGGGGCTGATTTGGCTGGGGATGTGATCCACATGGCAGAAGCCTTTGAGGCAGAGCTTGAAATGCAGAGAAAAATCCTGCTTCAGATACAGGGTCATCGGTCACTATGGGAACAACCCAATGAGAATGGCGCCAGCAGAGGTGGCCCCCCTCAAGTGGTCATTCCCATCTTGGTTATAGCCTGCAACAGAGTTACTGTCAAACGCTGCCTGGACAAACTCATAGAGTACCGCCCCTCAGTTGAACTCTACCCAATTATAGTCAGCCAGGACTGTGGGCATGCGGAGACTGCACAGGTGATTGGTTCTTATGGCAGTCAGGTAACTCACCTGAAACAACCAGACCTGTCAGATATTGCCGTGAGACCAGAACACAAGAAGTTCCAGGGCTACTACAAAATCTCCAGGCACTATCGCTGGGCTCTCAACCAGGTGTTCAACTCTCTTTCACATTCCTCTGTTGTTATTGTGGAAGATGATTTGGAG GTGGCACCAGACTTCTTTGAGTATTTCAGATCCCTTCACCCAATCCTGAAATCTGACccgtctctgtggtgtgtgtctgcCTGGAATGACAATGGTCGGGACGGCTACGTCGACCCTGGTAAAGCAGACCTCCTGTACAGGACAGACTTCTTCCCTGGGCTGGGCTGGATGATGCTCAAGGAACTCTGGATAGAGCTGGAGACCAAGTGGCCTGGTGCATTCTGGGATGACTGGATGCGTCAGCCAGATCAGCGCAGAGATCGAGCCTGTATTCGACCCGAAATATCCAGAACTTTAACCTTTGGACGGAAAGGTGTGAGCCTAGGCCAATTTTATGACAAATACCTACGCTACATTAAACTGAATAGTGAATTTGTGCCTTTCACCAAGCTGGATCTGGCTTACTTGAAGGAGGAAAAATACAAGGAGATCTTTGAGAAGCAGGTTTACAGTGCGCCTTTGGTCAAATATGAAGAGGTCCAACGGGGACAGTTAAAAGGAGTGGGTCCATTTTGTCTACACTACTCAAGCAGAGATGGTTTCAAAGTGTTGGCCAAAAACCTGGGCGTGATGGAGGACTTGAAGTCAGGGGTCCCACGGACAGGGTATCGGGGAGTGGTCAGTTTCCTGTCAAGGGGAAGGAGAATCTTCCTGGCACCCCCTCCGGGATGGAGCAAATATGACCCAACCTGGAGTTGA
- the LOC120031550 gene encoding SH3 domain-binding protein 5-like has product MEPGDLRVSPAGSGDPEVGEWREETPGGDAEVKGGEPNDKEMNGDTAESVLKEKDTFEGEECKEKNEGELHSPYEEELDPRIQEELEHLNEASVEINQLELHLDDARSGYRKILTDSARKLNAHSSQLGTCIEKARPYYEARRLAKEAQQETQKAALSYERAVSMHTAAREMVYVAEQGLMADGRNTLDPTWQEMLNHATSKVNEAEEERLRSEREHMRVTHSCQTAEARVQTLQKSLKRAIVKSKPYFELKAQFNYILEEHKTKVMQLEEHVTKVKNRYSVALHKLEQISEAIHAQRGRDQTEGGQTMVCGGRSPPIGAESDSVVCGAEGGACGGGAIETDRVDRSGVADKKIGLVEKYRENENGRERPETHGERAGSDSLSVFSLQTIASDLEKCDSIEHLGEFSDVGSLPGEDGENEREERGGGRERERKEGQMQRQQQFLKQHHRSFSL; this is encoded by the exons ATGGAGCCAGGTGATTTGCGTGTGAGCCCAGCCGGCTCAGGAGACCCCGAAGTGGGCGAATGGAgggaagagacccctggtggggATGCTGAGGTGAAGGGTGGGGAACCAAATGACAAGGAAATGAATGGAGATACAGCTGAATCGGTGCTCAAAGAGAAAGACACCTTCGAGGGAGAAGAGTGTAAAGAGAAGAACGAAGGTGAACTGCACAGCCCATACGAAGAGGAATTGGATCCCAGAATTCAG GAGGAGTTGGAACACCTCAACGAGGCCAGTGTAGAAATCAACCAACTAGAACTGCACTTGGAT GATGCCAGATCGGGTTACAGGAAGATCCTCACAGACTCAGCCAGAAAACTGAACGCCCACAGCTCCCAGCTTGGTACCTGCATCGAGAAGGCCAGGCCCTACTATGAGGCTCGTCGACTTGCCAAGGAG GCTCAGCAGGAGACCCAGAAGGCAGCGCTGAGCTATGAGCGGGCCGTTTCCATGCACACGGCTGCCAGGGAGATGGTGTACGTGGCAGAGCAGGGCCTCATGGCCGACGGCAGGAACACCCTGGACCCCACCTGGCAGGAGATGCTCAACCATGCTACCTCCAAG GTGAACGAGGCAGAGGAGGAGCGCCTACGCAGCGAACGGGAGCACATGCGTGTCACCCACTCTTGTCAGACGGCAGAGGCTCGAGTCCAGACACTGCAAAAATCTCTCAAGAGGGCCATCGTTAAGTCCAAGCCTTACTTTGAGCTCAAGGCCCAGTTCAACTACATACTTGAG GAGCACAAAACCAAAGTGATGCAGCTGGAGGAGCATGTGACCAAAGTGAAAAACCGCTACTCTGTCGCCCTGCACAAACTGGAGCAAATCAGCGAGGCCATTCACGCTCAGCGGGGACGGGaccaaacggaaggtggacaaaCCATGGTCTGTGGTGGGCGGAGTCCCCCTATTGGGGCGGAGTCAGACAGTGTGGTGTGTGGTGCTGAGGGCGGGGCATGTGGAGGAGGGGCAATAGAGACTGACAGGGTGGACAGAAGCGGAGTGGCGGATAAGAAAATTGGGCTGGTGGAGAAATACAGGGAGAACGAGAACGGGCGAGAGAGGCCCGAGACAcatggagagagagcagggtcagATTCCCTCTCCGTCTTCAGTCTGCAGACCATCGCTTCCGACCTGGAGAAATGCGATTCCATCGAACACCTCGGGGAATTTAGCGATGTGGGCAGTCTGCCtggggaggatggagagaatgagagggaggagagagggggagggagggaaagagaaagaaaggaaggacAAATGCAGCGCCAACAGCAGTTCCTGAAGCAACATCACAGGAGCTTCAGCTTGTGA